The stretch of DNA GGGTACTCATCGCACCCTGCGCGGCTGGAGTGCGGCCGCGAGACTCTTGACGCCCGCGCTGTGGAGCAGGTCCGCGCCCGTCATGGCCGAGGAGGCGTTGCTCGAGAGTTCCGCGTTGGGAGCCACCGCCAGGCGCTGTCCCAGGAGCAGGCCGTGCTGCACGAGCTGCACGGCACTCCGGAAGATGCCGTTGGACTCCACAAGTTCGTCGGGCGGCCGCAATGAGACGAGCACGCGGTCGAGTTCACTGAAATCCCGCGCGGCGGCGTCGAGTTTGCCGGGGCTGGCCGGCTCACCTTTCTTGATCGCCGATAGCGTGGACGCGTGTCTGGTCCACGCGCGATGCGCCGATCGAACGCGAGCCTCGTACGCCCGAAGCTGATCCTTCACGAGCGCCCACCGCTCAAACGCCAGTTGCTGATCCACCGCCAGACCAGACTCGCTCCACAATTTTCGGAGGGTCGCCGCCACGTCTCGGGGCCGCCGGTGGCCCAGCGTCGCGTCGCGGGACTCGACGTCCAGGATCAGCCGCCGGATGACCACGGGCTTGCCCTGGCGCACCGCAGCGTCCGCGCGGGTCAGGGCCTCGCGCAGCAGCAAGCGATACGCCGCGTCCGCTGCGATTTCTTCGGCGAGCAGTCGGGCGACTTCCGACCGGAGGCCTGCGTCTGCATCGGGCAGCGTTTCAGCCACTCGGTTCGCGGAGCGAAGCAGCGCGAGTTTCTCCACGCCGACATCGGTCGTGGTCGCCGCGATCAGGGCCATCTTGACGGTCTCGACCGGCGTGGGCGCTGTCATCAACGGCACCGGCGGTGGTGGGGTCACCGAGGCCACGAGGTCGATCGAAAATTGCGACGTGCCGGTGGCCGCCTGCAGATCGAGGATCACGTCATCGATGATCGACACAATCTGGCGGAGTTCGGCTGCACGATAGCCGAAATGGTCTGCGGACCACGCGAGCAGGCGCCGGCGCGCCACAATGGCAATGCCCAAACGACGGTCTTTGTCGTCGCTCTCTTTCAGTGCGGTGACGGCGCGGGTGATATCCGCGATGAGCGCCTGGTATTCGCGCTCTCCGCGCAGCGCGGCGTAGTCGGCCATTCGCAGGGCGCTGGCATACGCCGTCGTCCGTTCCATGTCGACAACGGCGACGGGGACGGTAATGAGATCGTGCGTCTGTACGCCGCCCTTCTCGCCCTGCGCCACCACAAACACGAGGTCGGCATCGACCTGGGCGAACTCGCCATAGCTGGACAGCACACGGCCATCGCGCAGAAAGATCCGGAAGACGTCCAGCGCAGGCGAACCCGAGGGCGCGGCCTGACCGGCGGCTGTCGCGGCGGCTGTCAGGACGACCAACACGGCCCACACGGTCGATCGCAACACGGCGCGCACTGCGTCATTGTGACCCAGCTCGGCACCGCTGTGGAAAACCTGTGCACACATCGTGGAAGGCCTGTGGACGTTCAACGCGCGAAAAGAAAAACCTGGGAGTTTGCTGAGCGAAAAGAGATGAGACACACACAAGGTGCAGATTCGTACGGCGCTTCGCTTGCGCGCATCTCTGCCGTCCGCGACAATCGTCGCGCGGCCGTGACACAAGTAACTTCCTCCTCCACTCTCGTGCGCTTTAAGGAAACGATCAACGGCCGGGCCTATGTGATCGAGGCATCTGCGGTCGCCCGCGACCGGTGGCGGGCCCAGATCGTGCGGCTTCCGGGCGGCCGGGCGGCCCTGATGCCCTTTTATGGTGCAACTCCCGACGAAGCGGCCGGCCAGCTCAGCGCCTGGCTGACGAGGGCTTCTCGGACCCAATAGTGTCGCGGTAGAGTAACGACCATGAATCGTTACGCCCTCGGTGCTGCGTCCGCGATCGCTTTGTACCTGACCGGCTCCGCGCTGGTCGCCTCAGAGCCCACCCAATCCACTGCAACCGCCGGGCAAGCCCAGACCGCACAATCGCCGGCCGCCGCACCGGCCGTTGTGCTGCCAAAGGTCTACCTGTTCGCAACGGGGGGCACCATTTCAAACAAGGTCGGTGGACGCCTGACCGTGCAGGAACTGATTGCGTCCATTCCCGGTCTCGATCGCCGGGTGCGGGCCGAAGGCGAGCAATTTGCCAACACGTCGAGTTCCGCCCTCACGCTTGAGCAGTGGGTGGATCTGGCCAAGCGCATCAACGCGCGGTACAAGAGCGATCCCGAACTGGCGGGTGTGGTGGTCACGAGCGGCACCGACACCCTCGAGGAGCTCGCGTACTTCCTGCATCTGACCGTGCGCGACGAGCGTCCGGTGGTGGTGGTGGGATCGATGCGCAACCCGAGCACGCTTGGATACGAGGGCGCCGCCAATCTCGAAGACGCGTTCCTGACCGCGGCCCATCCGCAGTCGCGTGGAATGGGCGCGGTCGTGGTGCTCAACGACGAAATCAACTCGGCGCGCGAAGTGACAAAGACCGACGCGCTCAGTTTGGATACATTCCAGTCGGGCCGTTACGGCGTGCTGGGTGTGGTGGATGCGTCCGGAGTGGCGTACTACCGGAAGACCGCGCGCCGCCACTCGGCGCAAAGTGAGTTCGACGTGACGAACCTCACCACGCTGCCCCGCGTCGACATTGCATGGGTCTATCAGGGCGCCACGGGTGACGTCATCAACGCCCTGGTCGATGCGGGCGCAAAGGGTGTGATCATCGCCGGCGCCGGTGCGGGGGCCACGAGCGGCACGCAGGGTCAGGGCATCACGTACGCCATCGGCAAACAGGTGTTTGTGGTAACAACCACTCGTGCGGGTGCCGGGCGCATCAGCGTACGGCCCCCGCGCCCAGGCACAACGCCGGTCTACAGCATCAGTGGTGACGACCTCACGCCCATCAAAGCGCGAATCCTCCTCATGCTCGCGATTGCGACAACAAACGACGGCCGCGTGATTCAGCGGATGTTCTCCGAGTACTAAGCGGCCCGCCCCATGCGGAAGTGGCTGCTCCACGCGTCTGCACTGTTTACCGTCTCCACGGCACTGGCGTCTTGCGCGCCGGCGGCGGCCCCTGAACAGGACGCCGCACTCGCCGGGCAGGTGGATGCCCTCTTTCTTGCCCAGATCCGGCCCGACACACCTGGCTGCGCCGTTGGCGTCTATCGGAAGGGCGAAATCGTCCTCGCACGAGGGTATGGCGTTGCGAGCCTCGAAGACGGACGCCCGATCACTCCGCGCTCGGCCTTCAACCTGGGTTCCGCCTCGAAACCGTTCACAACACTCGCGGTGTTTCTGCTTGAACAGAGCGGCCGGCTCTCGATGGATGACGACGTACGCAAGTGGATGCCGGAGCTGCCGGACTACGGCAGTCCCATCCGCGTGCGCGACCTGCTGCAACACACCACCGGTCTCCGCGACTTCGAAACCCTGCAAGTGCTTTCCGCCCGGCCGGTGGCCAACGGTGCGGAGTTTCTCGGTTTGATGGCGGCGCAGCGCGCGCTGAATTTCGACCCCTCCACCACACACGAATACAGTCACTCCGACTACGGCCTACTAGGACTCATCGTCGAACGCGCGGCCGGCGTCCCGTTCGGCGAACACATGCAGCGCACGGTGTTCGGCCCGCTGGGGATGGCGGGGACGTTTGTTGATGATGGCGGCGCGGGTGCGCGCAAGGACCGTGCGGTGGGCCATAGCACAACGCCGCGGGGCCTGGCCGTGCACTTTCCGTCCTCGCAGACGTTTGGAGGCGACAACGTCTACACGTCGATCGATGATCTGGCACGGTGGGATCGGAACTTCAGTTCGCCGACTGTTGGAACGGCCGCGATGATGGCTCGCATGGCGAGTCGCCCAACCCTGGCCAATGGCGACACCATTCCGTACGCGTTCGGCCTTCGCGTGGATACCTACCGCGGACTGCGCACCGTTCTTCGCGGTGGGCACCCAGCGGGCATGCAGGCGTGGTTCATGCGTTTTCCCGATCAGGAGTTCACGGTTGCGACCCTCTGCAACTCCGATAATTTGGAAGCATTCAGATTCTCGGAAGGAGTGGCGGATCTCTATCTCGCGTCGGTGTTGACCCCGGTCTCCGCGCGGCCTCCGGCGCCAGCGGCCGTGACGATGACGACGCAGGAACTTCAGCGGTATTCGGGCATCTACCGGTCGGTCGATGATCCATGGGATCTGCTCCCCATCGAGGTCAGGAATGGTGGCCTGGGTGAAGTGCTGTTTGATGACGCCGCCGATGAGACGTTTTTCCCCATGACACCGGCAGGAGACGGCCGCTTCTTTGAGATCGGGACCACGGGCAACGTGGGCATCTTCGTCTTTCGAGCGCCGGCTGTTGGCACTCCGTTACGGCTGGACGTCTCCTGGAACGGACGTTCGGTTGAGGTGATGGAGCGAGTCCCCGACGCCGAAGTCTGGCGTCCATCAACGGCCGCGCTGCTCGAATACTCCGGCGCCTGGTTCAACCCGGATCTTGGTGCGGCATGGCAGTTCGAGGCGAGAGGCGACCGGCTCGTGTGGCGGCGGCGTGGACAGCCGGACCTGACCGTGCGTCCTGTCACGCGCGACCGTTTCCTGCGCGGCCTTGGGGTGGACAGCGCGGTGTCAGTGCGGATGCACTTCACTCGCGACAGTGCGGGCCGGCTGACGGAACTGGTGGTATCAACGCCGCCGGGCGAAGACTCAGTGCAGAATCTGCGGTTTGTGAGGCTTCCGAAGTAATGGCGACCCAGGCTTCCCCCGCGCTGCTCCACAAGTTCCTCGGCATTGGTCTCGGCGCGGTCGCCGTGGTCTTTCTCGTGCTGCGGTCGCGTGGCATACCGGAAGTCCTGCCCCCGGGCCAGGCCACGACGACGCTCGCGTACGGCATGTGCGCCATTGGCGTCGTGATGGCTGCGGTCGCGCTCCTCTTCATGCGCCGCCGGGTCCCCGTTCGCCGGCCCGGGCAGTCGGAGGAGCAGTACTGGATGCGACCGGAAGTCGTGACGGCCGTGTTACCCGTCTGGTTACTGCTCGAAGGCGCCTGCATCCTCGCGGCTGTGGGCTACCTCATGACAGCGGAGCCGGTGACTGCCATCACGGCTGGAATCCTGATCGGGCTGTACTGGCTGAACGGGCCCTCGTCATTCACGAAGGTTTCTTAGACATGCTGCGAGTCACTACTCTCGCTGTCCGAAATGACGCCGCCGCGCAGCGTCCGCCAGTAGAATTGTGCACGTTGTAAGTGGCGCCCCTGCATCGGGGCGACCAGGAAGGCGTATGTCTCACGGTATGACTTATCGGCGCATGGTTCAGCGGGGTGCAGCGGCGGTGGCTGCTGTTCTGGTGATGATGGTGGGTTCGGCCGGGGAAGCGTCGGCGCAATCGAGCCTGAAGGTTTTTCTGGACTGTTCCCAATGTGACTTCAACAACCTGCGCCAAGACATCACCTACGTCAGTTATGTGAACGCGCAGCAGGATGCCGACGTGCACGTGCTCGTCTCGACCCAGAACACCGCGTCTGGCGGGCGCGAATACACGTACGATTTCATCGGCCAGGGAACGTTCGCAGACCTTCGGCAGAAGCTGACGTTTACGAGCAGTGGATCGGACACCGAGGACGAACGCCGGCGCGGGGTCTCGCGGACGTTTGCCCTCGGGCTCACGCAGTTTCTCCTGCGGACGTCCGAGGGGCCCCGCTTCTCGCTTCAGTATTCGCGTCCAGCCGGGCAAGCGGCCGTGTCGGCCACTGCCGGCAACGACCCGTGGAACTCATGGATCTTCCGGCTGGGGTCCAGCCTGGAACTCAACGGCGAATCGCGCCAGAACAGCAAGCGCCTGCGCGGCAACTTCTCAGGCAACCGGACGACGCCGGCCTGGAAGTTCTCGTTCAGCGGAAATCTGGATTTTAATAACAGCGAGTTCACGCTCAGTGACGGCCGCGTGGTCAAGAGCGAGTCCGACTCCTGGAACTTCGGCGGCTCGGCGGTCAAGAGCATTGGACTGGCGCATTGGGCGGCTCTGGCGCGTTTCGAAGTGCGGTCGAGCACGCAGTCCAACGAAAAGCTTGAGACGCGCCACGCTGTGGGCCTCGAGTGGGACTACTTCCCGTATGCAGACTCCACACGCCGATCGATGGTCCTGCAGTACTCGGTTGGCGTCTCCCGCGTGAACTACTACGAGACGACGCTGTTGGGGAAGGACGAGGAAACGCTGTTCGATCATCGGCTGGCGGCCATTCTGGCCTTGCGACAGCAGTGGGGCACCTGGCGCGCCTCGGCCGCGTACTCATCGTTCCTCCACGACGCGTCGAAACATAATCTCGACTTCTTCGTCGATGCGGACGTGCGACTCTTCCGTGGGTTGAGCCTGAACATTGAAGGCAGTTATGCCCGTGTGCGCGACCAGATCTATCTGGCGGCGGGCGGGGCCACCGACGAAGAAGTGCTGCTGCGCCTGCGCCGCCTGGAGACGGGCTATCGCTACCGCACTCTTGTGGGATTCAGCTACCAGTTCGGGTCCATCTTCAACAACGTCGTGAATCCCCGCTGGAGCGCCACGACCGGGCGGGGGTTCTGAGCGCCGCGCACCATCCAGCGCGCGTCACTTCTTGTGGCGCTCACCGTCGAGCCAGCAGCCGAAGTGCTGTTCGAACATGCCAAGCGGAATCGGTCCGGCGTCGAGCAGGTAGTCGTGGAATTTCCGGATGTCGAACGCCGCGCCCTGCGCCTTCGTCACACGCTCGCGCGCGTCCCTGATCGCCAGCGCACCCAGCTTGTACGCCAGCGCCTGACCCGGCATGTCCGTGGAATACCGCAGAGTCTCGGTGTCGATCTGCGCGTCAGACTCAAACGTGTTGTCTTTCATGAACTGCATCGCCCGCTCGCGCGACCAGCCCAGCGCGTTCATGCCCGTGTCCACCACCAGCCGCGATGACGTGAACAGGTCCATGCCAAGCCGGCCGGCCTTCGCGTACACATCGGGATACGCGCCCATCTCCCAGGCCACGTCCGAGGCATATTCACCCCACCCTTCCGTGTAGGCCGTATATCGCGCGGTCTTTCGTGCACCGGTCAGCGCCGCGTTTTCCGCAAGCCGCGTCATCTGGTAGTGATGCCCCGGCAGCAGCTCATGAAACACAATCGCGGTCACCATCGTCAGCGACCGCGTCTCCGGATTGAGCCCGTTGAAGTGATACAGCCCCATCGGCTCGCGCGCGTCCGGCAGACTGTAGAAACC from Acidobacteriota bacterium encodes:
- a CDS encoding asparaginase — protein: MNRYALGAASAIALYLTGSALVASEPTQSTATAGQAQTAQSPAAAPAVVLPKVYLFATGGTISNKVGGRLTVQELIASIPGLDRRVRAEGEQFANTSSSALTLEQWVDLAKRINARYKSDPELAGVVVTSGTDTLEELAYFLHLTVRDERPVVVVGSMRNPSTLGYEGAANLEDAFLTAAHPQSRGMGAVVVLNDEINSAREVTKTDALSLDTFQSGRYGVLGVVDASGVAYYRKTARRHSAQSEFDVTNLTTLPRVDIAWVYQGATGDVINALVDAGAKGVIIAGAGAGATSGTQGQGITYAIGKQVFVVTTTRAGAGRISVRPPRPGTTPVYSISGDDLTPIKARILLMLAIATTNDGRVIQRMFSEY
- a CDS encoding beta-lactamase family protein, with protein sequence MRKWLLHASALFTVSTALASCAPAAAPEQDAALAGQVDALFLAQIRPDTPGCAVGVYRKGEIVLARGYGVASLEDGRPITPRSAFNLGSASKPFTTLAVFLLEQSGRLSMDDDVRKWMPELPDYGSPIRVRDLLQHTTGLRDFETLQVLSARPVANGAEFLGLMAAQRALNFDPSTTHEYSHSDYGLLGLIVERAAGVPFGEHMQRTVFGPLGMAGTFVDDGGAGARKDRAVGHSTTPRGLAVHFPSSQTFGGDNVYTSIDDLARWDRNFSSPTVGTAAMMARMASRPTLANGDTIPYAFGLRVDTYRGLRTVLRGGHPAGMQAWFMRFPDQEFTVATLCNSDNLEAFRFSEGVADLYLASVLTPVSARPPAPAAVTMTTQELQRYSGIYRSVDDPWDLLPIEVRNGGLGEVLFDDAADETFFPMTPAGDGRFFEIGTTGNVGIFVFRAPAVGTPLRLDVSWNGRSVEVMERVPDAEVWRPSTAALLEYSGAWFNPDLGAAWQFEARGDRLVWRRRGQPDLTVRPVTRDRFLRGLGVDSAVSVRMHFTRDSAGRLTELVVSTPPGEDSVQNLRFVRLPK